CGCAGCGCCTCTTTTCGATCATTTTATTGAGCTAATGACAACACAACAAAAAGCCACCGCATAACGATAAGGAAGCAGTGTCCCTATGCCAAAGCGTACCGACATAAAAAGTATTCTCATTATTGGTGCTGGCCCCATCGTTATCGGTCAAGCATGTGAGTTCGATTACTCAGGCGCGCAAGCGTGCAAAGCGCTGAGAGAAGAGGGTTATCGAGTCATACTCGTCAACTCAAACCCTGCAACTATTATGACCGACCCAGAAATGGCGGATGCAACTTATATCGAGCCGATTCACTGGGAAGTGGTGGAGAAAATTATTTCAATTGAGCGACCCGACGCGATTCTCCCGACGATGGGTGGCCAAACTGCGCTGAACTGTGCATTAGAACTAGACCAGTATGGTATATTGGAGAAGTATGGCGTCGAGATGATTGGAGCTACCGCGGATGCCATTGATAAAGCGGAAGATCGAGACCGTTTCGATAAGGCGATGAAAGCAATTGGTTTAGAGACACCGCGTGCAGAAACAGCGAAAAGCATGGAAGCGGCATTTGATGTGCTGGAGCGTGTTGGTTTCCCTTGTATTATTCGTCCCTCTTTCACGATGGGCGGCAGCGGTGGTGGTATTGCGTACAACCGCGAAGAGTTCGAAGAGATTTGTCGTCGTGGATTGGCGTTATCACGCACAAATGAATTGCTGATCGACGAGTCTCTAATCGGTTGGAAAGAATACGAGATGGAAGTGGTACGCGATAAGAATGACAATTGTATTATTGTTTGTGCCATCGAAAATTTCGACCCCATGGGAATACATACTGGTGACTCGATTACCGTGGCGCCCGCACAAACGCTTTCCGACAAGGAATATCAAATTATGCGTAATGCCTCCATGGCGGTATTACGCGAGATTGGTGTGGAAACCGGCGGTTCGAACGTGCAGTTTGGAATCTGTCCAGACACAGGGCGTATGGTCATTATTGAAATGAACCCACGTGTGAGTCGCTCGTCTGCGTTGGCTTCCAAAGCAACAGGTTTTCCGATTGCGAAAGTCGCGGCGAAGCTGGCTGTTGGCTACACTCTCGATGAGCTTGAAAATGAAATTACTGGCGGCGTCACGCCTGCGTCATTTGAGCCTGCACTCGATTACGTGGTAACAAAAATACCTCGTTTTAACTTTGAGAAGTTTGCGGGCGCAAATGATAGGTTAACCACGCAAATGAAGTCGGTTGGCGAAGTGATGGCGATTGGTCGTAATTTCCAAGAATCGATGCAAAAAGCTTTACGAGGACTGGAGCTAGGTTCTTCTGGGTTAGATCCGATTGTTGAAGCGAGCGATGAAGAAGCCGCGCATGCTAGTATTATCCGAGAATTGAAAGAGCCGGGAGCAGAGCGTATCTGGTACATCGGCGATGCGTTCCGTGCGGGAATGAATGTCGACGAAGTATACCAGCTGACGAAAATTGATCGTTGGTACCTAATTCAACTCGAAGAAATAGTAAAACTCGAAACCGAGATCAAAGAGCTAGGCCTGAAAGGTCTAGACGAACACGCAATGCGTTATATTAAACGAAAGGGATTTTCGGATGAGCGCATAGCTGCTTTATTGGGTGAAAAAGAAGATAAAGTTCGCGCACTTCGCCGGGAATTAAAAGTGTTGCCTGTCTATAAGCGTGTTGATACCTGTGCTGCAGAGTTTTCGTCTGAAACCGCTTATATGTACTCAACTTACGACGAGGAATGCGAATCTCGACCCTCTGGTCGCGACAAGATTATGGTAATTGGCGGTGGGCCAAATCGAATTGGTCAAGGCATCGAGTTCGATTATTGCTGTGTTCATGCGGCACTTGCCATGCGTGAAGATGGTTATGAAACCATTATGGTGAACTGCAATCCAGAGACCGTATCGACTGATTACGATACTTCAGATCGCTTGTATTTCGAGCCTATCACACTAGAAGATGTGCTTGAAATTGTGCGTGTCGAGCAGCCAAAAGGCGTGATTGTTCAGTATGGTGGGCAAACTCCACTGAAATTGGCACGAGCGCTGGAGGCGAATGGTGTACCTATTATCGGTACTTCACCAGACTCGATCGATCGTGCAGAAGATCGTGAACGCTT
This genomic interval from Idiomarinaceae bacterium HL-53 contains the following:
- a CDS encoding carbamoyl-phosphate synthase large subunit, whose product is MPKRTDIKSILIIGAGPIVIGQACEFDYSGAQACKALREEGYRVILVNSNPATIMTDPEMADATYIEPIHWEVVEKIISIERPDAILPTMGGQTALNCALELDQYGILEKYGVEMIGATADAIDKAEDRDRFDKAMKAIGLETPRAETAKSMEAAFDVLERVGFPCIIRPSFTMGGSGGGIAYNREEFEEICRRGLALSRTNELLIDESLIGWKEYEMEVVRDKNDNCIIVCAIENFDPMGIHTGDSITVAPAQTLSDKEYQIMRNASMAVLREIGVETGGSNVQFGICPDTGRMVIIEMNPRVSRSSALASKATGFPIAKVAAKLAVGYTLDELENEITGGVTPASFEPALDYVVTKIPRFNFEKFAGANDRLTTQMKSVGEVMAIGRNFQESMQKALRGLELGSSGLDPIVEASDEEAAHASIIRELKEPGAERIWYIGDAFRAGMNVDEVYQLTKIDRWYLIQLEEIVKLETEIKELGLKGLDEHAMRYIKRKGFSDERIAALLGEKEDKVRALRRELKVLPVYKRVDTCAAEFSSETAYMYSTYDEECESRPSGRDKIMVIGGGPNRIGQGIEFDYCCVHAALAMREDGYETIMVNCNPETVSTDYDTSDRLYFEPITLEDVLEIVRVEQPKGVIVQYGGQTPLKLARALEANGVPIIGTSPDSIDRAEDRERFQKAVDKLGLKQPENATVTQFDQAIKESHRIGYPLVVRPSYVLGGRAMEIVYDEADLRRYLNEAVKVSNDAPVLLDRFLDNAIEVDIDAICDGETVLIGGIMQHIEQAGVHSGDSACSLPPYSISDVLQAELREQVRKLAFELNVRGLMNTQFAIQDNEIYLIEVNPRAARTVPFVSKATGVPLAKVAARVMAGQSLKAQGYTNEVIPPYYSVKEVVVPFAKFQGVDPIRGPEMRSTGEVMGVGESFEEAYAKANLGCGQALPRKGKALLSVRPGDKKRVIDLARGLISLGFSVEATRGTAAALKDAGIQCSVVNKLQEGRPNIVDAIKNGEYSYIVNTVEGRQAITDSVYIRREALLNNVVYTITLNAGFATVKAHTVDDRARVSSVQDLHKRVKDV